In Finegoldia magna ATCC 53516, a genomic segment contains:
- a CDS encoding thioredoxin family protein yields MKNNKSKFILVIAFIVVAVLVMFFIKNKPVMPINNENSAKQTETDGNNKQESSSNSEDTNSSNLNNFKEAYKEVDKEDVLFAGKDAGFEKFFSYDKPVFVNFTWIECAPCKEMAPYIDNTFNKFKGKAVVKDVEVNVSNDFASQAGIRVTPTQIFIPLKEDFKFSDKAQSVMDEYFQEVTVNGKKGYIHEGLLKENELEILISDMING; encoded by the coding sequence ATGAAGAATAATAAATCGAAATTTATTTTAGTTATTGCATTTATTGTGGTGGCTGTTTTAGTGATGTTTTTTATAAAGAACAAACCTGTTATGCCTATTAATAATGAAAATAGTGCTAAGCAAACTGAGACTGATGGAAATAATAAGCAAGAAAGTAGTTCTAACAGTGAAGACACAAATTCATCAAATTTGAATAATTTCAAAGAAGCTTACAAAGAAGTAGACAAGGAAGATGTTTTATTTGCAGGGAAAGATGCTGGTTTTGAGAAGTTTTTCTCATACGATAAGCCTGTTTTTGTAAATTTCACTTGGATTGAATGTGCTCCTTGTAAGGAAATGGCTCCATATATAGACAATACTTTCAATAAGTTCAAAGGGAAAGCCGTTGTTAAGGATGTTGAAGTGAATGTGAGCAATGATTTTGCATCACAAGCTGGTATTAGGGTTACTCCTACGCAAATTTTTATTCCTTTAAAAGAAGATTTTAAATTTTCTGATAAGGCTCAAAGCGTGATGGATGAGTATTTCCAAGAGGTTACTGTTAATGGTAAAAAGGGATATATTCACGAAGGTTTGTTGAAGGAAAATGAATTAGAAATATTGATTTCGGATATGATCAATGGATAG